Genomic DNA from Pseudomonadota bacterium:
TCAACTTGTTGTATGAAGGTATCAGGGTTAATCGGCTTTTCGATATACCCGTTGCACCCTGCTTCAATTGTCTTCTCCCGGTCTCCTGTCATAGCATAGGATGTTACCGCTATAATGGGAATCTGCGCAAGGTCAGGGTTTGCTCTAAGGTGTCTGGCAACGGCATATCCATCCATGACAGGAAGCTGAATATCGAGAAGGATAAGCTCCGGCATTATTGAAACAGCCATGTTGATTCCTTCCTGTCCGTCCTGAGCCGCAAAAACCTCATAACCATGTTTTTCCAGGATAAAGGTTACGAGATAAAGATTCTGCTCGTTATCCTCGATGACTAAGATTTTTTTCTTCATTAGAAACTCCTTATGTTATTGCTAAGGCAACTTTTATCTACCCAATATTTCCCTTACTTTGAGCAATAGCTCCTTTGGTAATAAGGGTTTCGGGATGAAGTCAACCGAATCATCGTGAATCCCTTTATTAATTACCATGTCATTCATATATCCGCCGGTAAAACCGGCAGCGTAAAAGTGAACACACTGCCCTTCCCATACTCACTTTCAACCCATATGTCTCCGCCCAGAATGTTAACAAGTTTCTTGCATATTGAGAGACCCAATCCTGTCCCTTCGTATTTACGGGTTAAACCTATATCAATCTGGGAAAAAGGCTTAAAAAGCTTGTCAATGTCTTCGTTACAAATACCAATGCCGGTATCCTTTACACGGACAATAACGATCCCCGGACCGGTTGAACAGGTTGCTGTCACGCTACCCTTTTCGGTAAACTTTATGGCATTGCTTAAAAGATTTAGAAACACCTGCTCTACCCGACGCATATCACTTCTAATCATACCAATATCCGGGGCAATGTCAACAATCAGATCAAGGCCTTTTTTCTCGGCAAGAGGTCGGATAACCTGCTCAACCTTTTTGACAGATGCCGGCAGGTCAAATTCTTCAAGCTCGACTTGAAGCTGTCCGGCCTCTATTTTTGAAATATCGAGCACACCGCTGATGAGTGACAGGAGATGATTTGCGCTGGTGTGCACCATGCCCATTTGTTTCTTCTGTTCCTCATTGAGTTGCCCGACAAGCCCTTGTAAAAGAATGCCTGTAAAACCGATAATGGAGTTCAAGGGCGTGCGGAGTTCATGGGACATGGTGGCGAGAAAGGCGGATTTCAGCCGGTCTGCTGCCTTAGCTTCTTCCATGGCCTCTGCCAGTTCTGCAGTACGTTCGATGATACGCTGTTCCATTTCCTGATTGATCTGCCGTAGTTCATGGGTGCGCGCATTTACCTGACGCTTCAAAATAATGCTTCCCCCAATGCTCATAATAAGAACAATGCC
This window encodes:
- a CDS encoding response regulator gives rise to the protein MKKKILVIEDNEQNLYLVTFILEKHGYEVFAAQDGQEGINMAVSIMPELILLDIQLPVMDGYAVARHLRANPDLAQIPIIAVTSYAMTGDREKTIEAGCNGYIEKPINPDTFIQQVEQHLIKA
- a CDS encoding ATP-binding protein; translated protein: MRLFIILLFFLCLGLPSARADNQIVTVGVYENTPKVFTSDNGRPSGIFIDIIEFIAKSEGWNLKYVAGTWAQGLDRLAKGEIDLMPDVAYTPERGKRFSFHKIQVLTAWFQAYAPKGSGIQSILDLNGKRIAILEKSIQQEAFIRYAEGFRLNITLIPVSDYKTAFEIVAKKEADAAITNQLYGAMHAKKYGLEDTAVVFEPSAIFFATAKGTHEELLNTIDNHLRDMKKDPKSIYYRSMKQWTSEEVGFKLPVWVQIFGLASGIVLIMSIGGSIILKRQVNARTHELRQINQEMEQRIIERTAELAEAMEEAKAADRLKSAFLATMSHELRTPLNSIIGFTGILLQGLVGQLNEEQKKQMGMVHTSANHLLSLISGVLDISKIEAGQLQVELEEFDLPASVKKVEQVIRPLAEKKGLDLIVDIAPDIGMIRSDMRRVEQVFLNLLSNAIKFTEKGSVTATCSTGPGIVIVRVKDTGIGICNEDIDKLFKPFSQIDIGLTRKYEGTGLGLSICKKLVNILGGDIWVESEYGKGSVFTFTLPVLPADI